The proteins below come from a single Carnobacterium divergens DSM 20623 genomic window:
- a CDS encoding cupin domain-containing protein produces the protein MVFSSENDWIEKLALTPHPEGGFFKEMFHSKETFITEDQRLRHHYSSIYFLLNTKSPSHFHRLKSDEIWYYHTGSLLSVHLLHPDGRYEEIKLGLDPSKGEVLQAVVPKNVIFGSSVEEKDGFSLVSCMVSPGFDYHDFELFTQKELLKDYPNHSGIIKKLAYFELPSA, from the coding sequence ATGGTATTCAGTTCTGAAAATGATTGGATAGAAAAACTAGCATTAACGCCCCATCCTGAAGGTGGATTTTTCAAGGAAATGTTCCACTCGAAAGAGACCTTCATTACAGAAGACCAACGACTAAGACACCACTATTCTAGTATTTATTTTCTTTTAAATACTAAAAGTCCTTCTCACTTTCATCGTTTAAAATCGGATGAAATTTGGTACTACCATACAGGTTCGCTATTATCTGTTCATTTATTGCATCCTGATGGTCGTTATGAAGAAATAAAATTAGGTCTAGACCCTTCCAAAGGGGAAGTCTTACAGGCTGTTGTTCCAAAAAATGTCATTTTTGGATCTAGCGTTGAAGAAAAAGATGGCTTTTCTTTAGTTAGTTGTATGGTCTCTCCTGGTTTTGATTATCATGACTTTGAGTTGTTTACTCAAAAAGAGCTCCTAAAAGATTATCCAAATCATAGTGGCATTATCAAAAAATTAGCTTACTTTGAATTACCATCTGCATAA
- a CDS encoding leucine-rich repeat domain-containing protein, with the protein MNLKRNAILLTCGAILFTTSGTLLSPMSTQASTMKINQNKIVEIKDPVLKEAIKKQLNLTPDEEITYDNIQKLTDLNVSESAIKTLEGLENAHSLKTLYLYHVQQFDGNLAPIAGLTELTELNVGKANITDLLPLKNLSKNMVGMSFEDNPHLTDNNNILGAFTHLKTLSINNTAISNLDFLKNMYDLDILFLNNLPLDATSQLTYISQNKALTKLSMNNLALSSLEFIRPLQDLQGLSVKDNHIVDFRPLTATKVDSHNDDLFSAENQSISLPEGTVGLGTHVSLYLPKNDAPVLKWNALGDFVNNQLTWHETGVNTLDFSSNDNLISGTIQQVIK; encoded by the coding sequence ATGAACTTGAAAAGAAATGCTATTTTATTAACCTGTGGAGCGATTTTATTTACAACTTCTGGAACCCTATTGTCTCCTATGTCAACACAAGCAAGTACAATGAAAATTAATCAAAATAAGATTGTCGAAATTAAAGACCCCGTTTTAAAAGAAGCCATCAAAAAACAATTAAATCTTACACCTGATGAAGAAATCACTTATGACAACATTCAAAAGTTAACTGATTTAAATGTTTCAGAATCTGCCATCAAAACACTTGAAGGCTTGGAAAATGCTCATTCTTTAAAAACACTTTATCTTTATCATGTTCAACAGTTTGATGGTAATTTAGCACCTATTGCAGGTTTGACAGAGCTAACTGAATTAAATGTCGGTAAAGCGAACATTACAGATCTATTGCCTTTAAAAAATCTATCCAAAAACATGGTGGGTATGAGCTTTGAAGACAATCCTCATTTAACTGATAACAACAACATTTTAGGAGCTTTTACACATCTCAAAACACTAAGTATTAACAATACAGCAATTTCTAACCTAGATTTTCTAAAAAATATGTACGATTTAGATATCTTATTTTTAAACAACTTGCCTCTTGATGCTACTTCTCAATTAACTTATATTAGCCAAAATAAAGCACTAACGAAACTTTCGATGAATAATCTTGCTCTTTCATCGCTTGAATTTATTAGACCTTTACAAGATTTACAAGGATTAAGCGTTAAAGACAATCATATTGTAGATTTCCGACCACTGACAGCGACTAAAGTTGACAGTCATAACGATGATTTATTTTCTGCTGAAAATCAATCTATTTCCCTACCTGAAGGAACAGTTGGACTAGGTACTCATGTAAGTTTATACCTTCCAAAAAATGACGCGCCTGTTCTTAAATGGAATGCTTTAGGTGATTTTGTTAACAATCAATTAACTTGGCACGAAACAGGAGTAAATACGTTAGACTTTTCATCAAATGACAATCTTATTTCTGGAACTATCCAACAAGTAATTAAATAA
- a CDS encoding helix-turn-helix domain-containing protein, whose translation MSKHNFYPVELKIQIINRFLNGESAASLREEFKIPSRGTLYKWKDWYLNGEIISLESSFGRRLEKDIPVSEQLDKVTKELNLLKKYFSQERG comes from the coding sequence ATGTCAAAACATAATTTTTATCCTGTTGAATTAAAGATTCAAATTATTAATCGATTTCTTAATGGTGAAAGCGCAGCTTCACTTCGTGAAGAATTTAAAATTCCTAGTAGAGGAACTCTTTACAAATGGAAAGATTGGTACCTAAATGGTGAGATAATAAGTCTAGAAAGTTCTTTTGGACGACGATTAGAAAAGGATATTCCTGTATCTGAACAATTAGATAAAGTAACGAAAGAGCTAAACTTATTAAAAAAATATTTTTCTCAAGAAAGAGGATGA
- a CDS encoding metal ABC transporter permease produces MEMFRHEFMQHAFQASFLIAVIAPLLGLFLVLRRQSLMADTLSHISLAGVALGMFLNINPTFTTLVVVVIAALIIEYVRSIYKTYSEVSIAVLMSAGLSIALVLMSLDQGSGTASVQQYLFGSIVTISQEQVYLLTALFVIVVVLFFLFRKPMYVLTFDEDTAYTAGLPVRLMSLLFNVITGVTIAVIMPIAGALLVSAIMILPAAIAMRLSKSFNWVMVMGVIVGLVGMFGGLTTSYEFGTPPGATITLIFILLFIISGGCIAIISKLRYRESRKS; encoded by the coding sequence ATGGAGATGTTTCGCCATGAATTCATGCAGCACGCCTTCCAAGCCTCTTTCTTAATTGCTGTGATTGCGCCATTGTTAGGCCTCTTTCTTGTTTTAAGAAGACAGTCTTTGATGGCAGATACACTTTCGCATATTTCTTTAGCAGGTGTAGCATTAGGAATGTTTTTAAATATCAATCCAACATTCACAACGTTAGTCGTTGTTGTCATTGCGGCGTTGATTATAGAATACGTTCGCAGTATCTATAAAACCTATTCGGAAGTATCCATTGCGGTCTTGATGTCTGCAGGTCTATCGATTGCATTGGTACTTATGAGCTTAGATCAAGGAAGTGGAACAGCAAGTGTACAGCAATACTTGTTTGGTTCAATCGTAACCATTAGTCAAGAGCAAGTATACTTATTAACAGCATTATTTGTTATTGTTGTAGTTCTATTCTTCTTATTTAGAAAGCCAATGTATGTTTTGACCTTTGATGAAGATACGGCTTATACAGCTGGCTTACCAGTTCGTTTAATGTCTCTATTATTCAACGTGATTACTGGTGTAACAATTGCAGTGATTATGCCAATAGCTGGAGCTTTATTGGTTTCTGCTATTATGATTTTGCCAGCAGCTATCGCGATGCGATTAAGTAAAAGCTTTAATTGGGTAATGGTAATGGGAGTCATTGTAGGTCTGGTGGGGATGTTTGGTGGATTAACAACCTCTTATGAATTTGGGACTCCACCTGGGGCTACGATTACCTTAATTTTTATCCTTTTATTTATTATAAGTGGTGGATGTATTGCTATTATTTCAAAACTTCGCTATCGAGAAAGTCGTAAGTCCTAA
- a CDS encoding metal ABC transporter ATP-binding protein, which produces MHYIEVNDLTFYYDEEPVLENISFTVDPGEFVMLTGENGAAKSTLLRNILGLLKPGKGSATISKVNSAGEKLSIGYIPQQIASFNAGFPSTVLELVRSGRYQQGRWFKRLTPEDHEHVERALLSVGMWDMRHKKIGELSGGQKQRICLARIFATDPDLFVLDEPTTGMDVEARGEFYKLLKHSSQVHGKGILMVTHDHDDIKEYADRHIQLIRKEDSPWRCFAMNSCSTPSKPLS; this is translated from the coding sequence GTGCATTATATAGAAGTAAACGATTTGACTTTTTATTATGATGAAGAGCCAGTCTTAGAAAACATTTCCTTTACTGTTGATCCAGGAGAGTTTGTTATGCTGACAGGAGAAAATGGAGCAGCAAAATCAACTCTGCTTAGAAATATTCTAGGATTGTTAAAGCCGGGAAAGGGAAGTGCAACGATTTCTAAGGTGAATAGCGCTGGTGAAAAACTAAGCATTGGGTATATTCCACAACAAATTGCCTCGTTTAATGCTGGATTTCCTAGTACAGTTTTAGAGTTAGTACGATCAGGCCGCTATCAACAAGGTCGTTGGTTTAAACGCCTGACGCCAGAAGATCATGAACATGTGGAACGGGCCCTCCTATCTGTTGGAATGTGGGATATGCGTCATAAAAAAATTGGTGAGCTATCAGGTGGGCAAAAACAGCGAATTTGTTTGGCTCGAATTTTTGCGACAGATCCAGATTTGTTTGTGTTAGATGAACCAACAACTGGAATGGACGTAGAAGCACGAGGCGAATTTTATAAGCTACTAAAACACAGCAGTCAAGTTCATGGAAAAGGAATTCTGATGGTAACCCATGATCATGATGATATTAAAGAGTACGCCGACCGTCATATTCAGTTGATTCGAAAGGAGGACTCACCATGGAGATGTTTCGCCATGAATTCATGCAGCACGCCTTCCAAGCCTCTTTCTTAA
- the purR gene encoding pur operon repressor, which yields MKVKRSERLIDMTRYLLERPHTLVSLTYFANRYDSAKSSISEDLTIVKKTFRERGTGTLETVPGAAGGVKFIPAIQEAEAAEFVKEMCLRLSEQDRLLPGGYVYLSDLLGEPDILRQVGKIIATQYLNQPIDAVMTVATKGVPIAQAVSSYLNVPFVIVRRDSKITEGSTVSINYVSGSSERVEKMELSKRSLKRGSRVLIVDDFMKGGGTVNGMKSLIEEFEAELVGITVFAESTFSGNRMIEDYSSLLCVDEVDIRDKTIHVSPGNYFK from the coding sequence TTGAAGGTAAAAAGAAGTGAACGACTGATTGATATGACCCGTTACTTATTGGAAAGACCCCATACATTAGTTTCTTTGACATACTTTGCAAATCGCTATGATTCAGCAAAATCTTCTATCAGTGAAGATTTAACAATTGTAAAAAAAACATTTAGAGAACGTGGTACAGGAACGTTAGAAACCGTACCAGGAGCAGCAGGCGGCGTCAAGTTTATTCCTGCTATCCAAGAAGCAGAAGCAGCCGAATTTGTGAAAGAGATGTGTTTACGCTTATCAGAACAAGATCGATTACTACCAGGTGGGTATGTTTATTTATCTGATTTATTAGGTGAACCAGACATCTTGCGTCAAGTTGGAAAAATTATTGCGACGCAATATTTAAATCAGCCAATTGATGCTGTAATGACAGTTGCAACTAAAGGAGTTCCAATTGCTCAAGCTGTTTCAAGCTATTTGAATGTTCCTTTTGTGATTGTACGTCGTGATTCAAAAATTACAGAAGGCTCAACAGTAAGCATCAACTATGTGTCAGGTTCATCTGAACGAGTTGAAAAAATGGAACTATCAAAACGTAGTCTAAAAAGAGGATCTCGCGTTTTAATCGTAGATGACTTTATGAAAGGCGGCGGAACGGTTAACGGGATGAAGAGCTTGATTGAAGAATTTGAAGCAGAACTCGTTGGGATTACTGTTTTTGCTGAATCAACTTTTAGTGGAAATCGTATGATTGAGGATTATTCATCTTTACTATGTGTAGATGAAGTTGATATCCGCGATAAAACGATTCATGTAAGCCCAGGAAACTACTTTAAGTAA